Within the Mycobacterium gordonae genome, the region CACTATTCGGCCCTGTCCGACTCACAGGCCGTCGTCGCCGCGAAAGAGATCTGGCGGTCGATCAACCGGCCCAACCTGGTCGAGAACATCCTCCCGACCCGGCCCAGAGCCACCCTGGTGCTGCGCAAGGACGCCGATCACTCCATCAACCGGCTGAGGCTGCGCAAACTGTAGAGCCGGCGAGCGGGACCGCTACCCGGGCAATCCGGCCGTGCCGAACAGTGAGCCGCCGGAGCCTCCTACCGCACCGTCACCGTCACCGCCGTCACCAACTTCCCCGATGCCGCCGGCCCCACCGGAACCACCGTTACCGCCGTTGCCGATGAGTCGGGCGCTGCCGCCCACGCCGGCGTTGCCGCCATCCCCACCTTTACCGCCATTGAATGCCGGGAAGCCGTCGAAGCTGTCACCACCCCTGCCGCCGGCGCCGCCGACACCGCCGTTGCCGTAAACCGACCCGCCGGCCCCGCCGTTCCCGGCGTTTCCGCCGCCGCCACCGTCACCGCCGGTGCCGCCCGAGAATCCCGACACCCCGACTCCGCCGATGCCGCCGGCTCCGCCGATGCCGCCGGCGCCCCACAATCCGGCCGCGCCGCCGCCGCCCCCGTTTCCGGCATCGCCGCCGATGCCCCCGGTACGTGGAGCGCCTCCGGCGACCTGGTAGCTGCCGCCGGCGCCGCCGTTCCCGCCGGCTCCGCCCGCCCCGCCGTTTCCGTACAGCGTCCCGCCGGCCCCACCAAGGCCGGCGTCGCCGCCATGGCCTCCGGCACCACCGTTGGCCGGGTTCAAGCCGCCGGTGGCAAGGCCGAGGCCGCCCGCGCCGCCGACGCCGCCGCTCCCCGCTGCGCCGCCGTTGCCGATCAGACCTGCGGCGCCGCCGTTTCCACCACGACCGCCGTCCCCACCGGGCCCGGCGAATTGAGCGTTCGCGCCGCTGCTGCCGTTGCCACCTCGCGCGCCGGCGCCGCCGTCGCCGTACAGCCACCCGCCGTGTCCACCGCTACCACCGTTGCCTCCAACGACGCCCGTGCCGCCGACACCACCGGACCCCCCGGCACCCCAGAGGACGACATTTCCACCGTTGCCACCGGACGCGCCCGCACCGCCGATGCCGCCGGTTCCTCCGAGTCCGATGATGGCGTTACCGCCGTTGCCGCCGCCGGCACCCGCACCGCCGGTGCCACCCCCGCCGCCGCTGCCGAACAGCCCGCCATCGCCTCCGCTACCGCCGGCCACACCGGCGGTAGTGCTGTCAAAGCCACGGCCACCGTTACCCCACAGCAGACCCCCGCCTTGCCCGTTGGGATTCGAAGCCGTGCCGTTGGCTCCGTCGCCGATGAGCGGACGGCCCAACAGCGCCTCGGTGGGTGCGTTGATGACGTCGAGGATGCCGCCACCGCCGATCGACGGAGGAGTGAAGATCGTGCCGTTGGCGCCGGCGATGCCGTTGACGCCGTCCGGCAGGGACCCGAAATTCCCGTGCACCGAACCGGAGCCCGGGGCACCGCCGGCGCCAACGAAGTAGGCGTTGCCACCGTTGCCGCCGGAGGCGCCGGCGGCTGCCGAACTGCCGCCGAAGCTCCCGGTGAGACCGTTACCCCCGGCCCCGCCGTTGCCGAACAGGTATCCGCCGAGACCGCCCCTGCCGGCCTGCCCCGGGCCGGTCACCGGCCCGTTGGAACCGACACCGCCGTAGGCGTCGCCGCCGGTTCCGCCGTTGCCGACCAGCCGCGCATTGCCACCGGCACCGCCACGGGCACCCGACGCGAAGTTGGCGACCGACGCGCCCCCGGGCGTGCCGCTGTTACCCCCGTCGCCGCCGTTGCCGTAGAACAACCCGCCGGTGCCGCCCTCCCCGCCGTTCCCGGTGGTCGAGGAGAAGGCGTTGCCGTTGCCGCCGACGCCGCCGTGACCGCCGTTGCCGATCAGCAGAGCCCGGCCGCCGAGCCCTCCGTTGCCGGCCACCGCACCGGCGGCATGTCCACCTGCACCGCCGGCGCCGCCATTGCCGAATAGCCCGCCGGCCCCGCCGTTGCCGGCGGCACCACCACTGCTGAAGCCTGGCTGTCCACCACCGCCGCCGGCGCCACCCTGACCACCGTCTCCCCAGATCCAGCCGCTGCCGCCCTCACCGCCGGCACCGCCGGTTCCACCGAAGCTCGCCCCGACGCCGCCGGTCCCGCCACTGCCACCGACCCCGGAGTTGCCGTACAGGAACCCGCCCCGACCGCCGGCTGCACCGGCACCGCCGCCGGGACCGAACTGATTGCCGTTCGTGCCGCCCGTTCCGCCGGCACCACCGGCCCCGCCGGCACCGAACAGCGTTGCCGAACCACCCGCGCCGCCGAGCCCGCCGGCGCCTCCGTTGGCTGCGGCACCGGCCCCGCCGGCCCCGCCGATACCGCCGTTGCCGTAGAGCCAGCCACCGTTGCCGCCGGCGCCGCCGGCGCCGGCGGTCGCGCCGCCCGTCAGGCCGACTCCCCCAGAGCCGCCGGCCCCGCCATTGCCGATCAGCCCCGCAGACCCGCCGGCACCACCGCCCTGTCCGGCGCTGCCCCCGGCACCGTTACCACCATTGCCCCACAACAATCCACCGTCGCCACCCCTGCCCCCCGGGGTCGTGGCATTGACACCGTCGCCGATCAACGGGCGATTGAGCAGCGCCATGGTGGGCGCGTTGATCAGTCCCATCACGTCCTGGGGTACCGCCTGCGCGGCATTGAGCGCCTCGGCCGCAGCGTAGGTGCTCCCGGCGCCCGTCATGGTCGCCACGAACTGCTGGTGAAACGCCGCGGCTTGGGCGCTGAGCGCTTGGTAAGTCTCAGCATGCCCGGAAAACAGCATCGCGATCGCGGCAGACACCTCGTCGGCGCCGGCGGCCGCCAGAGCCGTCGTGGGGTTGGCCGCCGCGGCAGCGGCAGCATCGATCGTGGAACCGATGCCGGAGAGATCCGACGCCGCCAGCGCCAGGAATTCGGGTGCTGCAACCAGGAAAGACATGGTGTGTCCTATCGTTCGACGGCGCACGCGGCGAATCGCAGAATATGCGCGGCTGACCGATCATTGCGGCGAAATTCGTATCCTCTTAGCGAAGACGAATCCGACCCGCCGCGGGCAGGGCACACTGCACGTGCATCACGGCGAAGGTTGTGCACTCTGCACAGCCACCCGCCGATCAGCCCGCCCTGCCGTCAGCGCCCCTTGTCCCCGAAATGCTGCCCGCCCCGGCGGCCCCGGAGCCGCCCGTGCCACCCGCACTGCCGTAGGTGGACGGAGCACCCGCAACCGGGGTGGATGTCCAGCTGGCCGCCGTGACGCCGCCGGCGCCACCGGCGCCACCCGTGCCCGACGCGCCACCGGCGGCGCTGGCGCCGCCGGCTCCGCCGAGGCCCGCCGCGCCCCCGGCACCGATGAATCCGCGGCTTCCGCCACTTCCGCCGCGGCCGCCCGTCGCACCGTTACTCGCGGTCCCACCGGTCCCTCCGGCACCGCCGTCTCCTCCGTCGCCGCCTTGCAGTTGAGAGTTGGCGAGCAATTGCGCGGTGTAGGCGTTGCCGCCGCCGCCGCCGGCACCACCGAGTCCACCGGCCCCGCCTGCGCCACCGGCGCCGCCCACGCCGCCTCCGCCACCTGCGCCCCCGTCGCCGAACAGCAGTCCGCCGGCGCCACCGTCGCCACCGGTGCCGCCCGCCCCCGACGCTCCGGCGTTGCCGCCCTGGGCGCCGTTGCCGCCAGCGCCGCCCGCGAGATTCTGCTGCGCGGTAAACGATCCGAGGGTGTCTCCGGTGGCGCCGCCGCTGCCACCGGAGCCTCCGGCTCCGCCGGTCCCACCGACCCCGCCGGCCCCGCCGAAACCTCCGGCTCCGCCATTGCCGACGAGTAAGCCGCCACGCCCTCCGGCACCCCCGGCACCTCCGGCACCGGCGGCGCCGCCGTTCGCGCCAGCAGACCCGTTGCCGCCGTCCCCGCCCGCCGCTCCGGGGTGGTTGGGTCCGACTGCGAACCCGAGCGAGTCGCCGCCGTTGCCGCCGTTGCCGCCGTTGCCGCCGATGCCGAGCGCATTGCCACCGTCACCGCCGGTCCCTCCGGTCGGCTGGCCCGGAGTGAAGAAGTTGGGCGCTCCGCTACCCGCGGACGTCTGGTTGGCGTCACCGCCCGCCCCACCATTTCCGCCGTTGAATCCGTCGGCGCCGTGTCCTCCGTTACCGCCGGTGATCGGACTCGAGTTACTCAGCCCCCACTGACCGGGTTGCCCGGTCGCGGTACCACCCTGTCCACCGTTACCCCCATTGACGGTGGCGCTGCCTGGCGTGCCGGGACTGCCGTTGCCGGCAATCGCCGGTGAACTGGTATTGCTGCTGGCGGCGCTGCCGGCACCGCCGTCCGCTGCCGAGCCGGCAGGAAGCGGGTTACCGCTGCGACCGGCACCGCCCGCCCCGCCGAGGCCGCCGGCACCGCCGGCGCCCAGCACTCCGGCGGCGCCGCCGAAGCCACCGCTGCCGCCGTTGCCGCTCTGAGTGGCGCCCAGACCGCCGACCCCGCCGAAGCCACCGCTGCCGCCGTTGCCGTACAACCAGCCCCCGGCCCCGCCGGCCCCGCCCGCGCCGCCGAGACCGCCGACAGTGCCGGCAGTGCCCGATCCGCCGGCCCCGCCAGCACCGCCGTTACCGAACAGCCCGGCAGCGCCACCGGCACCACCCGCCTGACCGGTGCCGGCCGCACCGGCAGCGCCGTTACCCCCGTTACCCCACAGCAGGCCGCCGGCGCCGCCGGCCCCACCCGGGGCGGTGGCGTGGGCACCGTCGCCGATCAGAGGGCGACCCAGCAGCAGCTGGGTGGGCGCGTTGACAGCGCCCAGCACGGCCTGCTCAACCGCCTGCAACGGTGACGCGTTCAATGCCTCGGCGGTCGCATATGACCCGCCGGCACTGGTCAGCGCCTGCACGAACTGCTGATGGAAGGAAGCCGCCTGCACGTTGACCGCTTGGTAGGTCTGGGCGTGTGTCGAGAACATTGCGGCAATCGCCGCCGACACCTCGTCGGCACCGGCCGCAGCGAGCGCGGTCGTCGGGCCGACCGCGGCGCTGTTGGCCTCGCTCAGCATCGATCCCACATTCGTCAGTTGGCTCGCAGCATGCGCCACCGCGTCCGGCGCGGCAATCAGGAATGCCATCGCTGTCCTTCCATCGGATTCAATCGGGGCCGGCGTCGGCCAGGCAATGCGCCAATCAACAACGGGCCCAACATCTCTTGAGTTTTGCCAGCTTGCCTCGCCAGACACCGGGACGACATCGTGCAGAGTGCACAGACCCAGTTCGGGGCGAGGTGCACTGTGCACAGGCGCCGAAGTGGGCCGAGCCGAGCCCGGCAAGGCGCAGTCGGTCGGCGGACGGCGAAGGCGCCCGGTATTCTCGGCACGGACCTCGGCGCTCCGGCGAGGGGGGCGGTATGCACATCGCACAATCGGTCAGGACGAAATTCGACGACCCCTAGCGGGCTGTGATTCCGGTAGATTCCGGCTCGTGGCTGATGTGGTGATCGTCGGCGCCGGCCCGAACGGACTGATGCTGGCCTGCGAACTCGGGCTGGCCGGCATCCGGCCGGTGCTGCTGGACACGAGCCCAGGCCCCAATACGCAGCGACGTGCAGCGGGCATCGTGGGCCAGGGAGTCCGGATCTTCGACCACCACGGCCTGTACGACACACTCGCGCAAACGACAGAGCCCCCGCGGCCGGCCGCCGGCTCGTTCTTCGCCGGCTTCGGATTGGACGTCGCCGAGGTGCCGAAACACCAGCTGTACACATTGCGGGTGGAACAACCCAGGCTCATCGAAGTGCTTGTCACCGCGGCCCAGAGATACGACGTCGACTTTCGCTGGGGTCACGCCCTGACCGGTTTCGAGCAAGACGACGACGGCGTCGTCGTACACGTCGCAGGTCCGGACGGCCTCTATGAATTGTCGGCCGAATACCTGGTGGGCGCCGACGGCGGCTCAAGTCTCACCCGCAAGCTGGCAGGCATCGGTTTTCCGGGGATGTCGTCCTACGACGTAACCGAGCATGTGGCGTTCGGAGTCCTGCCGCCCCTGGACTGGGTTGATTCCGACACCGGGGCGCTGAACGTCCCCGGGTTCGGCGCCATTCCGCCGCGGCAATACTTTCGGGCCGGCGGAGGCATATTCGGGTGGGGCACGAAGCTGACGGACCG harbors:
- a CDS encoding PE family protein yields the protein MSFLVAAPEFLALAASDLSGIGSTIDAAAAAAANPTTALAAAGADEVSAAIAMLFSGHAETYQALSAQAAAFHQQFVATMTGAGSTYAAAEALNAAQAVPQDVMGLINAPTMALLNRPLIGDGVNATTPGGRGGDGGLLWGNGGNGAGGSAGQGGGAGGSAGLIGNGGAGGSGGVGLTGGATAGAGGAGGNGGWLYGNGGIGGAGGAGAAANGGAGGLGGAGGSATLFGAGGAGGAGGTGGTNGNQFGPGGGAGAAGGRGGFLYGNSGVGGSGGTGGVGASFGGTGGAGGEGGSGWIWGDGGQGGAGGGGGQPGFSSGGAAGNGGAGGLFGNGGAGGAGGHAAGAVAGNGGLGGRALLIGNGGHGGVGGNGNAFSSTTGNGGEGGTGGLFYGNGGDGGNSGTPGGASVANFASGARGGAGGNARLVGNGGTGGDAYGGVGSNGPVTGPGQAGRGGLGGYLFGNGGAGGNGLTGSFGGSSAAAGASGGNGGNAYFVGAGGAPGSGSVHGNFGSLPDGVNGIAGANGTIFTPPSIGGGGILDVINAPTEALLGRPLIGDGANGTASNPNGQGGGLLWGNGGRGFDSTTAGVAGGSGGDGGLFGSGGGGGTGGAGAGGGNGGNAIIGLGGTGGIGGAGASGGNGGNVVLWGAGGSGGVGGTGVVGGNGGSGGHGGWLYGDGGAGARGGNGSSGANAQFAGPGGDGGRGGNGGAAGLIGNGGAAGSGGVGGAGGLGLATGGLNPANGGAGGHGGDAGLGGAGGTLYGNGGAGGAGGNGGAGGSYQVAGGAPRTGGIGGDAGNGGGGGAAGLWGAGGIGGAGGIGGVGVSGFSGGTGGDGGGGGNAGNGGAGGSVYGNGGVGGAGGRGGDSFDGFPAFNGGKGGDGGNAGVGGSARLIGNGGNGGSGGAGGIGEVGDGGDGDGAVGGSGGSLFGTAGLPG
- a CDS encoding PE family protein, giving the protein MAFLIAAPDAVAHAASQLTNVGSMLSEANSAAVGPTTALAAAGADEVSAAIAAMFSTHAQTYQAVNVQAASFHQQFVQALTSAGGSYATAEALNASPLQAVEQAVLGAVNAPTQLLLGRPLIGDGAHATAPGGAGGAGGLLWGNGGNGAAGAAGTGQAGGAGGAAGLFGNGGAGGAGGSGTAGTVGGLGGAGGAGGAGGWLYGNGGSGGFGGVGGLGATQSGNGGSGGFGGAAGVLGAGGAGGLGGAGGAGRSGNPLPAGSAADGGAGSAASSNTSSPAIAGNGSPGTPGSATVNGGNGGQGGTATGQPGQWGLSNSSPITGGNGGHGADGFNGGNGGAGGDANQTSAGSGAPNFFTPGQPTGGTGGDGGNALGIGGNGGNGGNGGDSLGFAVGPNHPGAAGGDGGNGSAGANGGAAGAGGAGGAGGRGGLLVGNGGAGGFGGAGGVGGTGGAGGSGGSGGATGDTLGSFTAQQNLAGGAGGNGAQGGNAGASGAGGTGGDGGAGGLLFGDGGAGGGGGVGGAGGAGGAGGLGGAGGGGGNAYTAQLLANSQLQGGDGGDGGAGGTGGTASNGATGGRGGSGGSRGFIGAGGAAGLGGAGGASAAGGASGTGGAGGAGGVTAASWTSTPVAGAPSTYGSAGGTGGSGAAGAGSISGTRGADGRAG